One region of Limnospira fusiformis SAG 85.79 genomic DNA includes:
- a CDS encoding mechanosensitive ion channel family protein — protein MLIDIWLYQLLAETNGEAATNPNQILADITFGKIIWGVVIVLLTYGGIILTEKSLYWLSEQVPLRFRLAFKQSVPFWRAFIFGLAGVILINLFLDLSSTNLLAITGTAAVAVGFAFKDYASSVISGMIALFERPYQVGDRVTIDGQYGEIISYGLRAIQLQTPDDDIVTIPHNKMWTEPIINANKGEVEAQTAVDFYFAHDADIDRIILILYRVAQTSKYTQLNLPILVVVNEKPWGTLVKLRCYPMDVRDEFIFKTDLIRRAKKTFGELGIPYPVLPPRITD, from the coding sequence ATGTTAATCGACATTTGGCTATATCAGTTATTGGCCGAAACTAACGGCGAAGCCGCCACTAACCCTAATCAAATTTTGGCCGATATCACCTTTGGGAAAATTATCTGGGGGGTCGTGATTGTTCTGCTGACCTATGGCGGTATTATACTTACCGAAAAGTCTCTTTACTGGCTTTCCGAACAGGTCCCGCTGCGGTTTCGTTTGGCGTTTAAACAGTCTGTACCCTTCTGGCGAGCCTTTATTTTTGGGTTAGCGGGGGTGATCTTGATTAATTTGTTTCTGGACTTATCCTCCACTAATCTGTTGGCGATAACTGGGACTGCTGCTGTGGCGGTAGGTTTTGCCTTTAAAGATTATGCCAGTTCTGTGATCTCTGGGATGATTGCTTTATTTGAAAGACCTTATCAAGTCGGCGATCGCGTCACTATTGATGGTCAGTATGGGGAAATCATCAGCTATGGACTGCGTGCGATCCAACTGCAAACCCCTGATGATGATATTGTCACCATTCCCCATAATAAAATGTGGACAGAGCCGATCATCAATGCTAATAAGGGTGAAGTAGAAGCACAGACCGCCGTTGATTTTTATTTTGCCCATGATGCCGATATCGATCGCATTATCCTTATACTATATAGAGTGGCTCAGACCAGCAAATATACACAACTTAACCTCCCCATTCTGGTTGTGGTAAATGAGAAGCCTTGGGGAACTTTGGTCAAGCTGAGATGCTATCCCATGGATGTTAGGGATGAGTTTATTTTTAAAACTGACCTAATTCGCCGCGCTAAAAAGACTTTTGGGGAGTTAGGCATTCCTTACCCGGTCTTACCCCCTAGAATCACTGATTAA
- the tilS gene encoding tRNA lysidine(34) synthetase TilS codes for MASQTPWTDVHAKVHISLRSRNLLPSGEGLLVAVSGGQDSMCLIRLLLDLQGKWNWRIAIAHCDHQWRRDSVANADYIEQLGKIWQVPCYRLTAPQIPKTEAAAREWRYQVLGEIAQTDNYGYVVTGHTKSDRAETLLYNLIRGSGADGLSSLVWSRPIFGRETETKPILVRPLLEITRKETGEFCQQRDLPIWEDSTNTDVSYARNRIRHQLIPELENKFNPKVEQALAQTAELLRADVEYLEQQADELYRVAIASAPCNNGYRVNRHQLKSAPLALQRRVMRRLLEEVLRKGTNFEQIEKLTRLISAPNRSQSDPFPGGAIAQVEGEWIWLKFPPQVGDEAN; via the coding sequence ATGGCTAGTCAAACACCCTGGACTGATGTTCATGCTAAGGTACATATATCTCTGAGAAGCAGAAATCTTTTACCGTCTGGAGAGGGCCTGTTGGTGGCTGTGTCTGGGGGTCAAGATTCGATGTGTTTAATCAGACTATTATTAGACTTGCAAGGGAAATGGAATTGGCGAATTGCGATCGCTCATTGTGATCATCAGTGGCGGCGCGACTCGGTAGCTAATGCTGATTATATAGAACAGTTGGGGAAAATTTGGCAAGTCCCCTGTTACCGATTAACAGCCCCACAGATCCCAAAAACAGAAGCGGCGGCGCGGGAGTGGCGTTATCAAGTGTTGGGGGAAATTGCCCAAACTGATAATTATGGTTATGTAGTAACAGGTCATACGAAAAGCGATCGGGCGGAGACGTTATTATATAATCTAATTCGTGGTAGTGGTGCCGATGGATTAAGTTCTTTGGTGTGGAGTCGTCCTATATTCGGGAGGGAGACAGAAACAAAGCCAATATTAGTGCGTCCTTTACTAGAGATAACTCGTAAGGAAACGGGAGAATTTTGTCAACAGCGAGATTTGCCAATTTGGGAAGATAGCACTAATACAGATGTAAGTTATGCTAGAAACCGTATTCGACATCAACTGATACCAGAGTTGGAAAATAAGTTTAACCCCAAGGTTGAACAAGCCCTAGCCCAAACGGCGGAATTATTGCGGGCTGATGTAGAATATTTGGAACAACAAGCGGATGAATTATATAGGGTGGCTATAGCATCTGCACCGTGTAATAATGGCTATAGAGTAAATCGCCACCAATTAAAATCAGCCCCCTTAGCCCTGCAACGTCGGGTGATGAGAAGGCTTTTAGAGGAGGTACTGAGAAAAGGGACTAACTTTGAACAAATTGAAAAGCTGACCCGCTTAATTTCTGCCCCAAACCGATCGCAAAGTGATCCTTTTCCTGGTGGTGCGATCGCTCAAGTTGAGGGAGAATGGATCTGGTTAAAATTTCCGCCCCAAGTGGGTGATGAAGCTAATTAA
- a CDS encoding MarR family transcriptional regulator: MIDDCQLSFPCLLVCSRFTKLLLMAIAQIFKQFGAWFPSAHQKIKAQADELGDKLKGIELDPIPPTNLLRLKQAVAELKTPLPHQELLRAQLSKAINSWSEGAECDNAMVVLASPVEAISTVFWDTLSSSEPIEGLTRQWLPWSERAKNYTIISQLEESILQPSQGERSLVVIPDLSWCFLRCVDGLQGIERLGDAIFSDRSRFWLIGCNHWAWLYLDRVCQLGNLVGVKTSIPPLSAIELKEWLTPVWETVDIQWREKSEGEEEEPQENWCCSEEKRYFEQLEDVSEGNRAIAAEAWLNSLGISPPPEEEEEEEGENQTRENPDQPWLVDRPSIPELPSLTKSDRFLLFSLILHGSISLPNLCLTLGEGESATQTQVQKLIRDGLIIRRPGNSGAAPRFAINGIYYPRLKRDLDNNKFLVGGEYKC; this comes from the coding sequence ATGATTGATGATTGTCAATTGTCTTTTCCTTGTCTATTAGTCTGTTCCCGATTTACTAAACTACTCCTAATGGCGATCGCTCAAATTTTTAAACAGTTTGGGGCTTGGTTTCCCAGCGCACATCAAAAAATTAAAGCGCAGGCTGACGAGTTGGGGGACAAATTGAAGGGAATAGAACTTGACCCAATTCCACCTACCAATTTATTACGCCTCAAACAAGCTGTGGCTGAGTTGAAGACACCATTACCTCACCAGGAGTTATTGCGCGCACAATTGTCAAAAGCGATTAATTCCTGGTCGGAGGGGGCAGAATGTGATAATGCTATGGTGGTTTTGGCGAGTCCAGTAGAAGCTATATCGACCGTGTTTTGGGATACTTTGAGTTCCTCAGAACCGATTGAGGGTTTGACTCGCCAATGGCTGCCTTGGTCAGAGCGAGCTAAGAATTATACTATTATATCACAACTAGAAGAGAGTATTTTGCAGCCAAGTCAGGGTGAGCGATCGCTGGTGGTAATTCCTGATTTGAGTTGGTGTTTTTTGCGTTGTGTGGATGGTTTGCAGGGAATTGAAAGGCTAGGAGATGCGATTTTTAGCGATCGCTCAAGGTTTTGGCTGATTGGTTGTAACCATTGGGCTTGGCTATATTTAGATCGAGTTTGTCAACTGGGAAATTTGGTCGGTGTGAAAACATCAATTCCGCCTCTGAGTGCGATCGAACTCAAGGAATGGTTAACTCCCGTATGGGAAACGGTAGATATACAATGGCGTGAAAAATCCGAGGGTGAGGAAGAAGAACCCCAGGAAAACTGGTGTTGTAGTGAGGAAAAACGATATTTTGAGCAGCTAGAAGATGTGTCTGAGGGTAATCGTGCGATCGCTGCTGAGGCTTGGCTAAATTCTTTGGGTATTTCCCCGCCGCCAGAAGAGGAAGAGGAGGAAGAAGGGGAAAACCAGACGCGAGAAAATCCTGATCAACCTTGGTTGGTCGATCGCCCTAGCATACCAGAATTGCCCAGTTTGACTAAAAGCGATCGCTTTTTGCTGTTTTCCTTAATATTACATGGTTCCATCTCTTTGCCTAACTTGTGTCTGACTTTAGGGGAGGGAGAGAGTGCAACTCAAACTCAGGTTCAGAAACTCATCCGTGATGGCTTAATTATCCGCCGTCCGGGAAACAGTGGCGCTGCGCCACGGTTTGCGATCAATGGTATTTACTACCCTCGTCTCAAGCGAGATCTCGATAACAATAAATTTCTGGTGGGTGGGGAGTATAAATGTTAA
- a CDS encoding CocE/NonD family hydrolase codes for MIVQETASMLTRDGVRLDADIYRPSGPGKFPVLLMRQPYGRAIASTVVYAHPQWYAQQGYIVVIQDVRGRGTSEGVFQLFAHELEDGLDTVNWAANLPHSNGYVGMYGFSYQGMTQIYAASGYPQALKTLCPAMVACDLYQDWAYEGGAFCWQVNLAWGIQLATETARLRGDELSYRGLYNLSRHLPLYGEIPASPETFKNLAADSFYHDWLQHDQPGDYWQHLSPSRDNLDLPMLHIGGWFDTYLRGTVHFYQDMANRSSSPQYLIIGPWGHLPWGRQVGGIDYGPEAVSPIDELQIRWFDHFLKGIDTGLLEEKPVTLFSMGDNCWREFDQWPQGSSQSYFLTSTGLAAIRSDSGLLLPEDIIAVEDEEEDQDPDEHILPDTVDVLVHDPFRPVPALGGHATLTPGSFDRRALDCRADVLTYTSDALDEDLHLAGNVFVEVYGEADSPSFDLCAILSEVRSDGSVWNFTQGYIRVNQPTTPIRIDLQPTCICIPQSHQIRLSLSGACFPAYPVNPGTGQPPSQTRLIDGRIITISLKSGNSFMSRIVLSVDADQDRVYDCDRQILAKI; via the coding sequence ATGATAGTTCAAGAAACAGCATCCATGCTCACCAGAGATGGAGTCCGCTTGGATGCTGATATTTATCGCCCTTCTGGGCCGGGGAAATTTCCGGTATTATTAATGCGACAACCCTATGGAAGGGCGATCGCATCTACCGTAGTTTACGCCCATCCCCAATGGTATGCCCAACAGGGTTATATCGTAGTGATTCAAGATGTGCGCGGAAGGGGAACCTCTGAGGGAGTGTTTCAACTATTCGCCCATGAATTAGAAGATGGCCTTGATACCGTCAACTGGGCTGCTAATTTACCCCATAGCAATGGCTATGTGGGGATGTATGGGTTTTCCTATCAGGGGATGACTCAAATTTATGCTGCCAGTGGCTACCCACAGGCGCTAAAAACCCTCTGTCCCGCCATGGTCGCCTGTGACCTGTATCAGGATTGGGCTTACGAAGGGGGGGCTTTTTGCTGGCAGGTTAACCTAGCTTGGGGAATTCAATTAGCCACCGAAACCGCGCGCTTGCGGGGGGATGAACTCAGCTATAGGGGTTTATATAATCTTTCCCGGCATCTGCCCTTATACGGCGAAATTCCTGCCTCTCCTGAAACCTTTAAAAACCTGGCTGCTGATTCTTTCTATCATGATTGGCTACAGCATGATCAGCCGGGGGACTATTGGCAACATCTTTCCCCCTCCAGAGATAATCTCGATTTACCCATGCTGCACATTGGCGGATGGTTTGACACCTATCTGCGGGGGACAGTTCATTTCTATCAGGATATGGCTAATCGTAGTTCATCTCCCCAGTATTTGATTATTGGACCGTGGGGACATTTGCCCTGGGGCCGACAGGTAGGTGGTATTGATTATGGTCCAGAGGCTGTTAGTCCCATTGATGAATTACAGATCCGCTGGTTTGACCATTTTCTTAAAGGTATTGATACCGGACTTTTGGAAGAAAAACCTGTAACTCTGTTTTCTATGGGGGATAATTGCTGGCGAGAGTTTGACCAATGGCCGCAAGGATCTAGTCAATCTTATTTTCTCACCAGTACAGGTCTGGCAGCAATTCGATCAGATTCTGGTTTGCTTTTACCAGAGGATATAATAGCCGTCGAGGACGAAGAGGAGGACCAAGACCCAGACGAACACATTTTACCCGATACCGTGGATGTGTTGGTTCATGATCCTTTCCGTCCCGTCCCAGCCCTTGGGGGTCATGCTACTTTAACTCCTGGATCTTTTGACCGTCGCGCTTTGGACTGTCGCGCTGATGTCCTGACTTACACTTCTGATGCTTTGGATGAGGATTTACATTTAGCCGGAAATGTATTTGTTGAGGTTTACGGAGAGGCTGATAGTCCTAGTTTTGACTTGTGTGCTATTTTGTCAGAAGTGCGATCGGATGGGAGTGTCTGGAATTTTACTCAAGGTTATATCAGAGTTAATCAGCCAACCACCCCGATCCGAATTGATTTACAGCCTACCTGCATTTGCATTCCTCAATCCCACCAAATTCGTTTAAGTTTAAGTGGGGCTTGTTTTCCCGCTTATCCTGTCAATCCAGGGACCGGACAGCCCCCCAGTCAAACTCGACTCATTGATGGTCGTATTATTACCATATCCCTGAAAAGCGGCAATAGTTTTATGTCCCGTATCGTTTTGTCAGTTGATGCTGATCAAGATAGGGTTTATGATTGCGATCGCCAAATTTTAGCGAAAATTTAG
- a CDS encoding AbrB family transcriptional regulator — translation MPKTTAEKLPEEPMTGKTLLHKVKSLGPNYSRRETAKQCGYYTRTKDNQTRANMTEFYDALLAAKGIALDPGRSKDGRGREASYRACVHKNGSLVIGANYTQEMGLKPGDQFEIRLGSKHIHLIQVEPKGMVDEDDEE, via the coding sequence ATGCCAAAAACTACAGCAGAAAAACTTCCAGAAGAACCGATGACCGGAAAGACTTTATTGCATAAAGTCAAATCACTCGGACCCAACTACTCTCGTCGTGAGACTGCCAAGCAGTGTGGCTATTACACCCGCACAAAAGATAACCAAACTCGTGCGAACATGACCGAGTTTTATGATGCACTGCTGGCGGCTAAAGGAATTGCCTTAGATCCGGGTCGTTCTAAAGATGGACGAGGTCGGGAAGCTAGTTACCGCGCTTGCGTTCATAAAAATGGCTCATTGGTGATTGGTGCTAACTATACCCAGGAAATGGGTTTGAAACCTGGTGATCAATTTGAGATTCGCCTGGGATCTAAACATATTCACCTGATTCAAGTTGAACCCAAGGGTATGGTTGATGAAGATGACGAAGAATAA
- a CDS encoding L-lactate MFS transporter, whose amino-acid sequence MKADHQNHSELRVLGLPPDQGRWLLIPLGITVLLCLGTVYSWSIFRTPLEKDLDLTATQSLLPYTVALVFYALMMPITGFYIPKFGTRATTAVGGFIVGLGYILSSFADNIITMTIAYGVIAGTGVGITYGVPMVVSARWFPDKKGLAVGLTIIGFGLSPLITAPLAKALIDSYTVRPTLLVLGITFMVIIVAISNIMKLPPQDWQPTQKISTTSVIPTPVVYPPKMLKSPSFYGLWICYVIGTFVGLSAIGISSPVGEEIIEIDPRFAAGSVSLFALFNGVSRPLFGWLSDRFPPRYVAIASYTLILIACILMINAESGQIATYLIAFCLFWFCLGGWLALAPTTTLRLFNPDDYAQNYGIVFTAYGVGALLGTLVAGSIRDWFGSYTYAFYPMGILAVIGIIVASFLLKPDKAKPTDN is encoded by the coding sequence ATGAAAGCTGACCATCAAAATCATTCAGAATTGCGGGTTTTAGGACTACCACCAGACCAAGGAAGATGGCTACTCATTCCTTTGGGTATAACCGTTTTACTGTGTTTGGGGACTGTTTACTCTTGGAGTATTTTTAGGACTCCTCTAGAAAAAGATTTAGATCTCACCGCCACCCAAAGCCTGTTACCCTATACCGTGGCGCTGGTTTTTTATGCGCTGATGATGCCAATTACAGGTTTTTATATACCTAAATTTGGGACTCGCGCCACTACAGCAGTTGGTGGGTTTATTGTGGGTTTGGGCTATATTCTGTCTAGTTTTGCTGACAATATTATCACCATGACGATCGCCTATGGGGTCATTGCGGGGACTGGTGTAGGTATTACTTACGGCGTTCCCATGGTCGTTTCCGCCCGCTGGTTTCCTGATAAAAAAGGATTAGCCGTCGGGTTAACAATTATTGGTTTTGGCTTGTCTCCCTTAATCACCGCCCCCCTCGCTAAAGCCTTGATTGATAGTTATACCGTGCGACCAACCTTGCTGGTTTTGGGTATCACTTTTATGGTGATTATTGTGGCGATTTCTAATATTATGAAATTGCCCCCCCAAGATTGGCAACCTACCCAAAAAATCTCCACAACATCAGTTATTCCTACCCCCGTTGTCTACCCGCCTAAGATGCTAAAAAGTCCTTCTTTTTATGGGCTATGGATATGCTATGTTATTGGCACTTTTGTCGGGTTAAGTGCTATTGGCATTTCTAGCCCCGTGGGAGAAGAAATTATTGAAATTGACCCAAGATTTGCTGCTGGTAGTGTTTCCCTTTTTGCCTTGTTTAATGGGGTGAGTCGTCCCCTGTTTGGCTGGTTAAGCGATCGCTTTCCTCCTCGGTATGTAGCGATCGCTTCTTATACCCTGATTTTAATCGCCTGCATTTTAATGATTAATGCTGAGTCAGGACAGATAGCGACCTATTTAATTGCTTTCTGTCTATTTTGGTTTTGCTTAGGAGGTTGGTTAGCCCTTGCGCCGACTACCACCCTGCGATTATTTAACCCTGATGACTACGCCCAAAATTACGGTATTGTCTTCACCGCCTACGGTGTAGGTGCTTTATTAGGAACTTTGGTTGCGGGTAGTATTCGGGACTGGTTTGGTAGCTATACTTATGCCTTTTATCCCATGGGAATATTAGCCGTTATCGGAATCATAGTAGCGAGTTTTCTCCTGAAACCAGACAAGGCGAAACCAACTGATAATTGA
- the glgX gene encoding glycogen debranching protein GlgX: protein MYIPIWPGNAKTNGATWDGKGTNFALFSENATAVELCLFDSKDQETRIPLTEVENFVWHGYVPGIAPGQRYGFRVHGPFAPNEGHRFNPHKLLIDPYAKALDGEIGYGEEIFGYRWEDPELDLGYSELDDAHLVPKAVVVDESFDWEDDQPLDIPQHETIIYEMHVRGFTKLHPDIPEELRGTYAGLGHPAAIAYLQSLGITAVELMPVHHFLSQPGHLVDKGLRNYWGYDSIGYFAPQYNYSADPTPGNQVREFKEMVKALHAGGIEVILDVVYNHTGEGNHCGPTLSLRGIDNASYYRLVEDDRRYYMDFTGCGNSLNVSHPQVLKLIMDSLRYWVLEMHVDGFRFDLASALARELYEVNSLAAFFDIIHQDPVLSNVKLIAEPWDVGEGGYQVGKFPLLWSEWNGKYRDTVRDFWRGEDSSLAEFAYRLTGSSDLYEDNGRQPHASINFVTAHDGFTLNDLVSYNEKRNEENGEDNNDGESHNRSWNCGEEGETDDPDILELRNRQRRNFLVTLMLSQGVPMMVSGDELGRTQKGNNNAYCQDNEISWLDWDLPKSNATLLDFTRQLIYFRRQHPIFRRRKWFQGQAIHGSGVNDLGWFNPDGGEMTEEQWNAGYAKAIAVFLNGEEIPARGPQGERVMDDSFILLFNAHYEEIEFLLPEGLQARHWQVIIDTKESLLLPEGPYYSGNQPILTEARSVIVMQMR, encoded by the coding sequence ATGTATATACCTATTTGGCCGGGTAATGCTAAGACTAATGGTGCTACCTGGGACGGTAAAGGGACTAACTTTGCATTATTCAGTGAAAATGCCACAGCAGTTGAACTGTGCTTATTTGATAGTAAAGACCAAGAGACTCGCATTCCCCTAACCGAAGTAGAAAACTTTGTCTGGCATGGTTATGTACCGGGAATAGCCCCCGGTCAACGATATGGTTTCCGGGTGCATGGTCCTTTTGCACCGAATGAAGGGCATCGTTTTAATCCTCATAAACTGCTGATTGATCCCTATGCCAAAGCCTTGGATGGTGAAATTGGTTATGGTGAGGAGATTTTTGGCTATCGATGGGAAGATCCCGAATTAGATTTAGGCTATTCGGAATTGGATGATGCTCATTTAGTGCCGAAAGCAGTGGTTGTAGATGAGTCCTTCGACTGGGAAGATGATCAGCCCCTGGATATTCCCCAACATGAGACAATTATTTATGAAATGCACGTGCGGGGATTTACCAAACTACACCCGGATATCCCGGAAGAGTTACGGGGAACTTATGCGGGTTTGGGACATCCGGCGGCGATCGCCTATTTACAATCCCTAGGAATTACAGCAGTCGAATTGATGCCTGTTCATCATTTCCTATCTCAACCGGGACACTTGGTAGATAAGGGGTTAAGAAATTATTGGGGTTATGACTCAATTGGCTATTTTGCGCCACAGTATAACTATAGTGCTGACCCCACCCCTGGCAACCAAGTCCGGGAATTTAAGGAAATGGTAAAAGCCCTCCATGCTGGGGGTATCGAGGTCATCTTAGATGTTGTCTATAACCACACCGGAGAAGGCAACCATTGCGGTCCTACTCTATCCCTGCGGGGGATTGATAATGCTAGTTATTATCGGTTAGTGGAAGACGATCGCCGCTATTATATGGACTTTACTGGCTGCGGTAATTCCCTCAATGTTAGCCACCCCCAAGTTCTGAAACTGATTATGGATAGCCTCCGCTATTGGGTTTTGGAAATGCACGTTGATGGCTTCCGCTTTGACTTGGCCTCCGCTTTGGCGCGAGAACTCTATGAGGTCAATAGTCTCGCCGCCTTTTTTGATATTATCCACCAAGATCCGGTGCTTTCTAATGTGAAGTTGATCGCCGAACCTTGGGACGTGGGAGAAGGTGGCTATCAGGTGGGTAAATTCCCCCTGTTATGGTCTGAATGGAATGGCAAATATAGGGATACAGTCAGGGACTTCTGGCGCGGTGAGGATAGTTCTTTGGCGGAATTTGCTTATCGGTTAACTGGGAGTTCTGACCTGTACGAGGATAATGGACGACAACCCCACGCTAGTATTAATTTTGTTACCGCCCATGATGGATTTACTCTCAATGACTTGGTGAGTTACAACGAAAAACGCAACGAAGAGAATGGGGAGGATAACAACGACGGGGAAAGCCATAACCGATCTTGGAATTGTGGGGAAGAAGGCGAAACAGATGATCCTGATATTTTGGAGTTGCGAAACCGCCAACGCCGTAATTTCTTGGTGACATTAATGTTATCCCAAGGAGTGCCCATGATGGTGAGTGGTGATGAGTTGGGACGCACTCAAAAAGGGAATAATAATGCCTACTGTCAAGATAATGAGATTTCTTGGCTAGATTGGGATCTACCTAAGTCTAATGCGACTCTTTTGGATTTTACCCGCCAGTTGATTTATTTCCGTCGCCAACATCCTATTTTCCGCCGCCGTAAGTGGTTTCAAGGACAAGCTATTCACGGATCTGGGGTTAATGATCTGGGCTGGTTTAATCCAGACGGCGGCGAAATGACTGAGGAACAATGGAATGCTGGATATGCTAAGGCGATCGCTGTTTTTCTTAATGGTGAGGAAATTCCCGCCCGTGGTCCCCAGGGTGAACGGGTGATGGATGATAGCTTTATACTATTATTTAATGCTCACTATGAGGAAATCGAATTTTTGTTACCAGAAGGTTTACAGGCTCGACATTGGCAAGTTATTATTGATACCAAAGAATCTTTATTGCTGCCAGAAGGACCCTATTACTCTGGTAATCAACCTATCCTAACTGAAGCGCGATCGGTGATCGTTATGCAAATGCGTTAG
- a CDS encoding protein adenylyltransferase SelO has product MSNPFLFLEYEPAFESLGDDYYDVVAAASFPLHILRFRNDELLLKLGIDPQPTQDQDFIEAFGKFESVTQFLAMRYHGYQFGEYNPGLGDGRGFLYGQMRGIDGELYDFGTKGSGTTPYSRHADGRLTLKGGVREVLAAEALHRQGVRTSRCLSLIETGEKLWRGDEPSPTRSSVMVRMSRSHIRFGTFERLHYFGRADLIKKLLDHVVEIYYPHLLDSGDRFVAFYRELVQRVATLAAQWMAAGFCHGVLNTDNMSITGESFDYGPYAFMPTYDRTFTAAYFDYGRLYCYGNQPLICRGNLELLQRPLSMVADSDSLKQALDNFFDYYRQAYQELILKKLGFAEGQVSEPEELIKLTIDLLKDNTVGYHDFFSQLREGFTPLWRDDETEILKNIGDLKHLVPWRHLYCHHLQSLSGAEMEQMKQTLQQYNPTTVLLRTAIEAVWEPIAAADDWEPFYQLLNQIRSE; this is encoded by the coding sequence ATGTCCAATCCTTTTCTGTTTCTCGAATATGAACCCGCTTTTGAGAGCTTGGGGGATGATTATTATGATGTCGTAGCGGCCGCCTCCTTCCCGCTGCATATTTTGCGTTTCCGTAATGATGAATTGCTGCTCAAATTGGGAATTGACCCACAACCAACTCAGGATCAGGATTTTATAGAGGCCTTTGGTAAATTTGAAAGTGTGACGCAGTTTTTGGCGATGCGTTACCACGGCTATCAGTTTGGAGAATATAATCCTGGTTTAGGAGATGGTCGTGGGTTTCTGTATGGACAGATGCGCGGCATAGATGGGGAATTGTATGATTTTGGTACTAAAGGATCTGGTACAACTCCTTACTCTCGCCATGCCGATGGCCGACTGACTTTAAAGGGGGGAGTCCGGGAAGTATTAGCAGCAGAAGCACTCCACAGACAAGGGGTGAGGACTTCTCGATGTTTAAGTTTAATTGAAACCGGAGAAAAGTTATGGCGGGGGGATGAACCTTCCCCTACCCGGTCTTCGGTAATGGTGCGAATGAGTCGATCGCATATTCGGTTCGGAACTTTTGAGCGATTGCACTATTTTGGTCGCGCAGATCTGATCAAAAAACTCTTAGATCATGTGGTTGAGATTTATTACCCCCATTTATTAGACTCTGGCGATCGCTTCGTCGCCTTTTATCGGGAATTGGTGCAACGGGTAGCCACTTTAGCCGCTCAGTGGATGGCTGCTGGGTTTTGTCATGGTGTCTTAAATACCGATAATATGTCGATTACAGGGGAAAGTTTTGATTATGGTCCTTACGCATTTATGCCGACTTATGATCGGACTTTCACCGCTGCCTATTTTGACTATGGTAGGCTTTACTGCTATGGTAATCAGCCTTTGATTTGTCGGGGTAATCTGGAATTGCTGCAAAGACCTCTATCTATGGTGGCAGACTCAGATAGCCTCAAACAGGCTTTAGACAATTTCTTTGACTACTATCGTCAGGCTTACCAGGAATTGATCTTAAAAAAATTGGGCTTTGCAGAAGGACAGGTCTCTGAACCGGAAGAATTGATTAAGTTGACTATTGATTTGCTCAAAGACAATACAGTGGGATATCATGACTTCTTCTCCCAACTCAGGGAAGGCTTTACTCCCCTCTGGCGAGATGATGAAACTGAGATTCTCAAGAATATAGGAGATCTCAAACACCTAGTCCCCTGGCGACATCTGTACTGTCACCATTTGCAGTCTTTGTCTGGGGCCGAAATGGAACAGATGAAACAGACCCTCCAACAATATAACCCCACTACCGTTTTGCTCAGAACAGCTATTGAGGCGGTTTGGGAACCCATTGCGGCCGCTGATGATTGGGAACCGTTTTATCAATTACTCAATCAGATTAGATCAGAGTGA